From the Nitrospira sp. genome, the window GGTGGCAAACGTCCGGGATTTGAAGGCGGACAGATGCCCTTGGTACGCCGACTGCCCAAGTTCGGCTTCACCAACCCGGCACGGACGGAATATGCAGTCGTCAACATTAAGAGTTTTGAACGATGGGTCGGAAACGAGCCGGTCACGCCACAAGCCATGGTTGATGCCGGACTAGTGAAGCGAAAAAAGTTGCCGATTAAAATTCTTGGCAATGGCGAGTTGAAGAGATCGCTCGTTGTTCAGGCGCATAAGTTCAGTAAATCGGCTGAAGCCAAGATCCAAGCGGCCGGAGGGCGAGTCGAGGTCATCGGCGGTGCTTGAACGGCTCCTGACCAGTTTTCAGAATATCTTCAAGATCCCCGAGCTGCGGACTCGTGTTCTCTTTACGCTCGGCATGCTTGTGGTGTATCGGATCGGGTCTCACATCCCGACTCCTGGCATCAACGGTGAGGCCCTTTCCGAGTTTTTGCAAAAACAAGGGGGGGCCTTGTTGGGGTTCCTCGATATTTTCTCAGGCGGTTCATTATCCCGCCTGACGATTTTTGCGCTGGGCATAATGCCCTACATCAGCGCATCGATCATCCTCCAACTGTTGACGGTCGTCATCCCGCATTTGACCAAATTGGCCAAGGAGGGCGAACGAGGTCGGAAGAAGATCATTCAATACACCCGGTTTGGGACGATCGGCATTGCCCTGATTCAGGGGTTTGGTATTGCGGTTGGACTGGAACAAATGAATCAGGGAGCGTTCGTGCTCAATG encodes:
- the rplO gene encoding 50S ribosomal protein L15, with product MNLHDLAPAQGAKKRRKRIGRGPGSGHGKTATKGHKGLLARSGGGKRPGFEGGQMPLVRRLPKFGFTNPARTEYAVVNIKSFERWVGNEPVTPQAMVDAGLVKRKKLPIKILGNGELKRSLVVQAHKFSKSAEAKIQAAGGRVEVIGGA